The sequence CTGCGGCCCGGCCGCCGCGATCTCGGTCACCACCCCGAGACCGTCGAGAGGCGGGGTGGGCACCTTTTCCCATTCCGGGGGCGCCGCCGCGGCGGTGGACGGCATGAGCAGCAGGCCGGAGAGGGCGGCGGTCCAGGCGGCGACGCGAAGGACTCGATGTACGGCCATGAATACTCCCGGGGCGGTTAGGCGGCACCCTTGTGACGATCTTGCCGCCATTTACTGGCAAACTATCGGGATCTACCTATCCCAAGGTCGCTCCGCTCAAACAGACGAAACCGTTCACATGAGCTACCGTGCAGGCCAACGAGTGTCAGGGACGGGCGGACGGCTCGGGCACCGTGCGGGGGAAGGCCCGGCGGTACTCGCTGGGCGGGATCCCGACATGCTTGAGGAAGTGGTGGCGGAGGTTGTTCGCCGTGCCCAGGCCGGTCAGCTCGCCGATCCGCTCGACCGGGAGGTCCGTCGATTCCAGCAAGTGCCGGGCCTGTCCCAGGCGCTCGTTGAGCAGCCACTGGACCGGGGTCGTCCCGGTGGCGGCCTGGAGCCGACGGTAGAAGGTCCGCGGGCTCAACGCGGCGCGCCGCGCCAGGTCCTGGACCGTCAACGGACGGTCCAGGCGGGCCCGGGCCCAGTCGAGGACGGGACCGACCCCCTCGTCATCGGTGCCGGCCACGGACATGGGGATGAACTGCGCCTGGCCGCCGGCGCGGTGGGCGGCTACGACCATCCGGCGGGCGAGCTGGTTGGCGACCTGGGCGCCGAGGTCGCGGCGGACCAGGTGCAGGCACAGGTCGAGACCGGCGGTCAGCCCCGCGCTGGTCAGCACGTCACCATCATCCACGTACAGCACCGAGGCGTCGACCTGGACCTTCGGGTAGCGCTCCGCCAATTGGGCGGCGTGCATCCAGTGGGCCGTGGCGCGACGGCCGTCGAGCAGCCCTGCCTCGGCGAGTGCGAACGCGCCGGTGCACAGGGAGACCATGCGAGCCCCCGCGTCGTACGCGCGGCGCAGCGCCGCGACCAGCGCCGGACTGAGCGGCGCGCCGTCCTCGACGCAGGCGTCGGGCACCGAGGGGACGATGACCGTGTCGGCGCCGGCGAGATCGTCCAGCCCGTAACGGGTCCGCAGCGCGAGCCCGGCGCCGGCCGCCGCGCCGTCCCGGTCCGGCGTTCCGGTCCCGCACAGCCGCAGGTCGTACCAGGGATCGGCCAGGTCGGCCTGGGGCTTGCCGAAGACGGTGCACGGGATGCTCAGCTCGTAGAGGTCCCAGGAGGGGACGTCGATGTCCTCGGTCACGACCACAGCGACAGAACCGGCACCCATGCCCCGAATGCTATGGCAGGAATTTGGTGACGCCCGTCATTACTGTCACTGGTCCGGTACCAGGCTCCCTGCGAACGTGATCCGCACATGTTCTTCCAGGACACTCCAGGGGCGTGAGATGGATTCTGAAAAGCAGGCCGTGACCGTCATCGGGCTGGGGTCGATGGGCTCGGCGCTCGCCGCCGCGCTGCTGGACCGCGGTCACCCGACCACAGTGTGGAACCGTTCGCCGCACAAGGCCGCTCCCTTGGTGGAGCGCGGCGCGCTCCTTGCCCCGACGCCCGGGGAGGCGGTCGCGGCGAGCCCGCTCGTCATCGCCTGCGTACTCGACTACGACGCGCTGTACGGCGTCCTCGACCAGGACGCGAGCGCGCTGGCGGGCAAGACGCTGGTCAATCTCACCTCCGGCGCGCCGGAGCAGGCGCACGAAGCGGTCGGCTGGGCCCGGGAGCGCGGCGCCGACCACCTCGACGGCGCCATCATGACCACGCCGCCCGGCGTCGGCGGTGCCGAGGTGATGTTCCTGTACAGCGGTCCCCAGGCCGTCTTCCAGTCGCACCGTCCGACGCTGGCGGCCCTCGGCGACCCCCTCCACCTCGGGGAGAACCCGGGGCTGGCCTCTCTCTACGACGTCGCCCTGCTCGGCCTGATGTGGTCCACGATGACCGGCTGGCTGCACGGCACCGCGCTGGTCGGCTCGGACGGCGTCGCGGCCACCGACTTCACCTCCATCGCATTGCGCTGGCTGAGGACCGTGTCGGTGTTCCTGACCACGTACGCGCCGCAGGTGGACGCCGGCCACTATCCGGGCGACGACGCCACCGTCGACGTGCAGATCGCGGCCATCGGCCATCTCATTCACACCGCCGAGTCCCGAGGCGTCGACAACGCCCTGCCCGAGCTGACGAAGACCCTCATGGAGAAGACCAAGGCGGCCGGCCACGGCCTCGACAGCTATGCCAGCGTGATCGAGGTCCTGAAGCCGCGAGAAGAGGAGGGCGAGTGACCACGGCACCGACCGCGCACAGCGGTCCGGCCCCGGCACCCACGACGCCCTGGACGGGCCTGTTGCGGGCAACCGCCGACGAGTGCCTGGACCTCCTGTCCGGCGCTGCCGGCTCGGACTGGACACGCCCGGCCCACGACCTGGACTGGACATGCCGCGAAACGCTCGATCACCTCGCCCTAGGGCTGATCGGCTACGCCGGCCTGCTCATCGCCCGGCCCAGCGACCGCTACATCGCCCTCTTCGCCTCACTCGACGCCGGCGCCCCCATTCCCGCCTGCCTGGAAGGGATCGGTATCGCCACCTCCCTCCTCGCCTCCGCCGTCCGGGAGACGCCCGCCGATGCGCGCGCCTGGCATCCCTGGGGCCATTCCGACCGCACCGGGTTCGCCGCCATGGGGATCACGGAGCTGGTCTGCCACACCTACGACATCGCCCACGCCCTCGGCGTACGGTGGACACCGCCCGACGAGGCCAGCGCCGCCGTCCTCGACCGGCTCTTCCCCGACGCGCCAACGGCGCACGCTCCCTCCGACGCCCTGCTGTGGTGCACGGGCCGCGTTCCGCTGCCGGAGCGGCCCCGGCAGGCGAACTGGCAGTGGAACGGCACCGTGCGCTGACCAGCTGGCGGCGCCGCGCTCACCGAGGACACGAGTCTTCGCGGGGCGCGGTGCTCCCGCGACAGGCCCCCGTGCTGTGGAACGCCCACGCCCCCGAGCTGTGGCGACGCCTCACCGCCCCACCGTGGACGGCCCGCCCATCCCACACCGCCCAAGCTGAGGAAGGCGCCGCGCGAGGGCCCGCCGCATGAAGTGCCGGGCAGCGGCTTCCAGGCCGGGCGACGCTTGAGACGGAATTGCCGACACGGCGCCGGCTGACCCCCTCCCGGTCGCCCCTCCGGGGTGGCCTCCGACCATCGACCGGCCCCGACCCTGTCAGCGCGAAAGGGAAGCCGCGGCCCTCAACTCGTCGCAACAGATCAAGAGAAGGCCCCGCCTCTCTGCCATGGGGGCAAAGCAGAGAAGCGGGGCGGCGGACGACAACAACGGTCATGCTCCCCGGCTCAAGACCGCGCGTCACCGCCATGAATGAGGGACGACTCCTGAGCCCGCCCCATAGAGTCGTCCCTCTTGTGGCCTCCCGGGGGCGCTTGATTGGCGCTGATATGCGGGAACGAACTTGTGGGCAGGCCACGGCCAGGCCGCCGGATTCCGCAGCGCTTCCCGCAATTCGTCACGGGTGGCCGCTCCAGCAGCCGTGCCCCGTCCGGCGTGGGGACCAGCGCCCACCACGCTCCGGTAGCCCGTCCGTACCAGATGACCGCACCGGACGACGAGTGCCTACCCATCGGCTTGCGCGGCGAGCTGGCCCTTCACTGCCACCACCGCGTCAGGAATGTGCGCGTCATCAGCCGGAGCGATCGCACCACCGCCAGCGAAGACGAACCACAACTCACCCCCACAGATCGCCCGCAGATCACAACGCACCCCCACCGGCGGCCCACACGCAGCCGGAACCGCCAGCAGCGGAAGTGACTCAGCGATCTCCACCGCGTATCCGTGCGACCTGAGCGCCTTCGCCAGCGCCCAGACCCGCAACCGCCGCGCCTCCGTCACCTCCGAAGCTTCCATTGCCATGGGAGCTATCCCTTCATCGAGGCGCAGGACGGGGGTTGACCGTTGGTACCTGCCGCCTCTTCCATGCCTAGAGCCTGTCTTTTCGGGCTGTCTCCTCAGAGGCGCCTACCAGGGGGCCGGGGAGGGGCCAGACTGAGGAGTG is a genomic window of Actinomadura citrea containing:
- a CDS encoding GlxA family transcriptional regulator; amino-acid sequence: MGAGSVAVVVTEDIDVPSWDLYELSIPCTVFGKPQADLADPWYDLRLCGTGTPDRDGAAAGAGLALRTRYGLDDLAGADTVIVPSVPDACVEDGAPLSPALVAALRRAYDAGARMVSLCTGAFALAEAGLLDGRRATAHWMHAAQLAERYPKVQVDASVLYVDDGDVLTSAGLTAGLDLCLHLVRRDLGAQVANQLARRMVVAAHRAGGQAQFIPMSVAGTDDEGVGPVLDWARARLDRPLTVQDLARRAALSPRTFYRRLQAATGTTPVQWLLNERLGQARHLLESTDLPVERIGELTGLGTANNLRHHFLKHVGIPPSEYRRAFPRTVPEPSARP
- a CDS encoding maleylpyruvate isomerase N-terminal domain-containing protein, with the protein product MTTAPTAHSGPAPAPTTPWTGLLRATADECLDLLSGAAGSDWTRPAHDLDWTCRETLDHLALGLIGYAGLLIARPSDRYIALFASLDAGAPIPACLEGIGIATSLLASAVRETPADARAWHPWGHSDRTGFAAMGITELVCHTYDIAHALGVRWTPPDEASAAVLDRLFPDAPTAHAPSDALLWCTGRVPLPERPRQANWQWNGTVR
- a CDS encoding NAD(P)-dependent oxidoreductase yields the protein MDSEKQAVTVIGLGSMGSALAAALLDRGHPTTVWNRSPHKAAPLVERGALLAPTPGEAVAASPLVIACVLDYDALYGVLDQDASALAGKTLVNLTSGAPEQAHEAVGWARERGADHLDGAIMTTPPGVGGAEVMFLYSGPQAVFQSHRPTLAALGDPLHLGENPGLASLYDVALLGLMWSTMTGWLHGTALVGSDGVAATDFTSIALRWLRTVSVFLTTYAPQVDAGHYPGDDATVDVQIAAIGHLIHTAESRGVDNALPELTKTLMEKTKAAGHGLDSYASVIEVLKPREEEGE